DNA from Nitriliruptor alkaliphilus DSM 45188:
GCTCGACCACGAAGGCCCCGGAGGTCGCCGCCCACCCGTTGGGCTGGGGCAGGGGGCCGATGACGTTGTCGCGGTGCCAGCCGAACGCCGGCCCGTGGTGGCCGTGGACGCCGGCGAGGGCCGCGCCGACGTGCTCCCAGTCGGCGGGGCCGGTCACGTGCTCGATCACGAGCACGTCCGTTCCCACGGCCAGCACCGCGGGGACGGGGCCGCCGGCGGCGGCGAGCGCTCGCAGCCCCTCGGCCTCCAGCTCGGCGTCGTACGGGGTGGCCTTGATCACCACGTCCCGCCCGTCCGGCAGCTGCGCACGCCACACGTGACCCACGTCGCCGCCGTCGAGCGGCTGAGCCCGGATCGGCGTGGGTAGACCACCGGGGAGCGGCGGGAGCGACACTCAGCGCGGCCCGGGGTCGTCCCGCTCACCGGCGAGGTAGGCCACGACGCCGGTGGCGGCAGCGCGGCACAGTGCAACGACGTGGTCGAACCCGTCGGGGCCGCCGTAGTAGGGGTCCGGCACCTCGAGGTCACCGGCGGCGAGGCTGGCGTCGTCGAACGCGCGGAACAGCCGGATCGGCGTGGTCGCGCCGCTGGAGGCGGCGAGCCGTTCGAGGTCGGCGAGGTTCTGGCGGTCCATCGCGACGATCAGATCGGCCGTGGCGAGGTGCTCGGCCGTCACCTGCTCGGCCGCCCCGTCGAGGACGAGGTCGACGGCTGCTGCTGCGGCCGTCATGCGCTCGTCGGGTGGGGCACCGACGTGCCACCCGCCCGTGCCGGCCGAGCGCACCTCCACGGCCATCCCTCGCGCAGCCGCGACCTCGCGGATGGCCGCCTCGGCCGTCGGCGAGCGACAGATGTTGCCGAGGCAGATCGTCAGCACCAGCGGCGTCGCGTCGTCCCTCCTCATGCCGCTCATCCCCGCGCTGCCGCGTTGCGCCCGAGCAGCACGGTCACCTGGGTGACCGACGAGGTCTCCTCCAGGTCGACGTCACCGGGGATCTCGCTGGCGACCAGCTCGGCGCCGGCGCGCTGCGCCGCGGTGTGCTGGATCAGGGTGCGGTCGCGTGGGTCGGTGTTGCCGACGTCGGCGATGGGGTAGCCGCGCCCCTCGAGCAGGTCCGCGACCTGTCGGGCGAGGCCGGGCGCGCCGGCGCCGTTGAGCACGGTGACCGGGACGTCCTCGGGCCGCACCCCCGTGTCCCCTCCGGCCTGGTCGAGGATCGAGCCGTCGGCGAAGGCGCGGAACAGGGGACCGGCGGCGGCCTCGTCGAGGAACAGGACCGACGCCTCGCCGGCCCTTCCGATCGTGGACGGGACGGTCTCGGTGACCGAGGCACCACCTGCCAGGCCACGTGCCCCGAGGGCGAGCCGGGCGAGCCCGATGGGGGACAGGCCCCGGTCGGCGGTCAGTGCCCCGCCGGTCTCGTTGGCCAGCGAGACGAGGCGGACCGGGTTGAACAGGGTCGAGGGCGAGGCGACCTCGCCGGCCAGGGCGCGTAGGAAGGTCTGCTGGCGCTGGATGCGCTGCAGGTCGTTGTCGATCTTGCGGACCCGCACGTAGCCGAGCGCATCGACCCCGTCGAGACGCTGGCAGCCGGCGGGCAGATCGATGCCGGCGTCGCGGTCGCTGATGGCGTCCTCGAGGCAGATCTCGACGCCGCCGACCGCGTCGACGACCTCGCGGAAGCCGCCGAAGCTGACCGTGAGGTGGTGCTGGATCGGGATGCCCGACAGCTCGCGGATGGTGGTGACCAGGCACGAGGGGCCGCCGATGGCCTCCGCGGCGTTGATGCGGCCGGTGCTGCCGTCGCAGCGGGTGACCCACAGGTCGCGGGGGAAGGCGAGGACGGCCACGCGCGACCCGCGGATGGTCATCAGGAAGATGGTGTCGGTGCGCAGGCCCCCCTCGTCGCGTCCGACGGTCAGTTCGTTCTGCTGCTCGCGGGTCAGGTCCGCACGGCTGTCGGACCCGACCACGAGGACGTGCATCGGGCGACCGGCGCCGGCCAGCCCGTCGACGTCCTGACGCGGGATGCGTGAGCTCGCCCAGAAGCCGAGCGCGGTCACGGCGATCAGCGCGATCAGCACCACGATCGCCAAGGTCCGAAGCGGCCGTAGCCGCCGCCTGCGCCGGCCGCGACCCGACACCGTCGGGCCCCAGTCCTCGTCGGGCTCCGTCATCGTCCTCACCACCGAACCACCACCGACACGTCCTGACCGCCGACAGACACGACCCTGCTCCGCCGGTCGGCCATCTGGCCGTCGGCGCGGGAGAGTCTCGCACGTCGTGGCTGCCCCACCGACGAGCCGGGCCCGCCGTCGGTACCGTCGGCGCACGACCGGACGTGGAGGCGCGGGCGTGGAACTGTCAGCCCGAGCCGCCACCTCGCCCATCGGTGGCCTGGAGGCGGCGGACCCGGACCAGCTCGCCACGCTCGAGCTGGTCCGCCGTTCGGTCATCGGTGAGGACGAGGTGGTCGAGGGTCCCTACGGGCCGCGGCGGGTCGTCTACGCCGACTACACCGCCTCCGGGCGTGCGCTGACGTTCATCGAGGACGCCATCCGGGACCTCGTCCTCCCGCGGTACGCCAACACCCACTCGGAGACGTCGGGGACCGGCCGGCAGACCACCCGCTTCCGCGAGGACGCGAGGGAGCTGATCCGCAGCGCCGTCGGCGCCGACCGAGGCGAGCACGCCGTGGTCTTCTGCGGCTCGGGCTCGACGGGTGCCATCGACCGCGTGGTCCAGGTCCTCGGCCTGCGGGTCCCCCGCGGGCTCGACGACCGGTACGGCTGGTCCGCCTCGGTGCCCGACCACCACCGGCCCGTGGTCTTCCTCGGACCGTTCGAGCACCACTCCAACGAGCTGCCGTGGCGCGAGAGCATCGCCGAGGTCATCACCATCCCCGAGGACGCTGACGGGCACGTCGACCTCGGGGCGCTCGAGACGGCGCTGCTCGCCACGGCGGACCGGCCGCTGCGCATCGGGAGCTTCTGCGCGGCGTCGAACGTCACCGGCATCCTGACCGACGTGCGTGCCGTGTCGGCCCTCCTCCACCAGCACGGCGCGCTGGCCTTCTGGGACTACGCCGCGGCCGCCCCCTACGTGGCGATCGACGTCGCCGCGTCGGGGTCGGGCCCTGACGGTGACCGCGATCACCTCGACGCGATCTTCCTCTCGCCGCACAAGTTCGTCGGTGGTCCGGGCACGCCGGGGGTGCTGGTAGCTCGACGCGAGCTGTTCACCAACGCCGTCCCGGGCGTCCCCGGCGGCGGGACGGTGGCGTACGTCAACGCCCTGGAGCACCGCTACCACGAGGACGTCGAGCTCCGTGAGGAGGGCGGGACACCCGACATCGTCGGTTCGATCCGGGCCGGCTTGGCCTTCGCGGTCAAGGACGCGGTCGGCACCGATCTGATCGCGGCTCGCGAGGAGGCCCTGACCCGGTACGCGATCGCGGCGTGGGAGCAGGAGGAGCACCTCGAGGTCCTCGGCTCGCACACCGCCGACCGGCTCTCGATCGTCTCGTTCGTGGTCCGCCACGGGCCGGATCGCTACCTGCACCACGACCTGGTGGTGGCCATCCTCAACGACCTGTTCGGGATCCAGGCCCGGGGCGGTTGCTCGTGCGCGGGCCCCTACGGCCACCGGCTGCTCGGCATCGATCTGGACCGCAGCCACGCCTTCGAACGCGTGCTCGCCACCGGGTGCGAGGGCATCAAGCCCGGGTGGGTCCGGGTCAACTTCCCGTGGGCGATCACCGACTCGGTGGCGCGGTTCCTGGTCGAGGCGGTGCGCCTCGTCGCGCGTGACGGGTGGCGGCTGCTCGACGACTACCGCTTCGAGGTGGCGACCGGCCGGTGGACGCACCGTGAGGGGGTCAGCACCCCGCCGTGGTCCCTCGGCGACGTCCGGATCGAGGGCGGGAACGTGTCGTGGCCGCCGCGCCCGGCCCCCACCGACGACGCGGACCTGGACGAGGTCCTCGCCGAGGCTCGCCGGGTGTTCGCCGCCGGCGGGCCGCACGCGGCCAGCGGTGACGCCGCCGTCCTGCCGCCGGACGCCGAAGCCCTGCGGTGGTTCCCCCTGCCCGGCGAGGCGGTCGCCGTCAAGCGGTGATCTGGTCGCTCGCGAGGTGCTCGACGTCGCTGAACCGCTGGAGCCCGAAGATGTGGCTCCCGGCGATGGACGAGGTGCGCAGCCACGCCAGCGAGGCGTGGTCGGAGGCGAAGCGCTCCCACTCCCACGGTTCGGGGTCGAGCCCGAGCAGGTGGCCGAGCACCACCGAGTTGGTCCCGGCGTGCGCCACCGCGAGGATGCGCTCAGGGGCACGGTCCGGCACCGTCCACAGGCCCTGCGCGTCGCGGACGACGCCGTAGCTGCCGAGCTGGGCGTCGAGCCCCGACACGACGCGCCGGTGGAAGTCGCGGAAGCTCTCGCCGCCGGGCAGGCCGTCCCACCACTCCTCCCGCGATCGGACCCGTGCTTCGGCGAAGATGCGCTCGACCTCGTCGCTCGGGCTGCCGTCCCACGCGGGGTCGTTGCGGATCTCGTGGAGCCAGGGCGCCGAGGTCACCTGCACCGACGGGTCGAGCCGCGCGCGCAGCGGCTCCGCGGTCTCGATCGCGCGCCTGGCGGTCGAGACCAGCACCTCGTCGAACCGGATGCGGGCCAGGCGGGCACCCGCCGCTTCGGCTTGGGCGCGACCGAGGTCGGTCAGGCCGGGGTCGACCCGTGAGACACCGTCCTCGGACCACCGAGGTTGACCGTGACGGAGCAGGAAGAGGTCCATGGGGCGGGACGCTACCCGGGCCGGAGGTCGGTGTGCGGTCCGGCCACGGGCCCGCCCAGGCCGTGGCAGACTCACCCGCCGTGAGCTGACCGGTTCGCGGGACTCGGGGCGGGGCGAGCCGACGTGAGCGACCAGGACGACGACGAGCTGATCGCACAGCTGTGGCTCGAGGTCCGCCCGCACCAGCTCGTGTCGGTCGACGAGCTGGTGGCCGACGTGACCGCGGTGCAGGCCGACCGGACGTCGGCGGCCTGGCAGCGGGTGCGTGCGACGAGCCACCGGCTCGCCGGCACCCTGGGCTCGTTCGGTCAGCAGCCGGCCGGCGACATCGCGCTCGCGCTGGACCGGGTCGTCGGCGGTGTCGAGCAGCCCGACCAGACCTGCGTCGATCGCGCGGCCGAGCTGGCGGTCGCCCTGCGCGACGAGATGCACCGCGCTGCGGACGAGCGCTAGCTCGAAGGTTCGCGGCCGTCGGCCGGCGCGGTGGGGGCACCACGGCGGGTCGGCGGTGGTGCGGACGCGACCGTCGGTCGCTCCTCCTGACCGGGCACCCGACAGCAGTCGACGGGGCAGGCGTCCCAGTTCGGGCCGCGCGTCCCGAGGGCCCGCTGCGGGGCGCCGGCGTGGCGCTCGCGGACCAGCTCGGCGAGGCCCGCGACGAACCGGGGGTCGGTCCCGACCGTCCCGGCACGCGCGAACGGCAGACCGAGGCCCGCTGCGGTCGCCCGCGCCTCGATGTCGAGGTCGTAGACGACCTCGAGGTGGTCGGACACGAAGCCGATGGGGACCACGACCACACCGGGACAGCCGGCGGCGGCCAGGTCGGTGAGGTGGTCGTTGACGTCCGGCGTCAACCACGGCACCTCAGGCGGACCGGAGCGCGAGTTGTAGACCAACTCCCACGCCCGACCGGGGAAGGCGGCCATGACCAGCCGACACGCCTCGTGGTGCTCGACCTCATAGTCGCTGTGGCGCGACATCGTGCGGGGGATCGAGTGGGTGGTGAACACCATGCGTGCACCGGCGCGGGCCTCCTCGGGCAGCTCGTCGAGCGCGGCGTGGATCAGGTCCGCCTGCGGCTCGAGGAACCCCGGGTGGTTGTAGTAGGCGCGGACCTTGTCGAGCTGCGGGGCACCCGGGCCGACGGCGTCGGCCGCCCGGGCGAGGTCCTCGCGGTACTGGCGGCACCCCGAGTAGCTCGCGTACGCCGAGGTCACCAGGCACAGCGCGCGCTCGACCCCGTCGGCCTGCATCCGTCGCAGCTCGGACTCGAGCCAGGGGGCGGAGTTGCGGTTGCCCCAGTAGACCGGCAACGCGTCACCCTGCGCGGCCAGCTCGGCCTCGAGCGCCGCGCGCAGGGTCCGGTTCTGGTCGTTGATCGGCGAGCGGCCGTCGA
Protein-coding regions in this window:
- a CDS encoding ferrochelatase; its protein translation is MTYDAVLLVSFGGPEAPYEVLPFMEQVTAGRGIPRERLEEVSQHYRLFDGRSPINDQNRTLRAALEAELAAQGDALPVYWGNRNSAPWLESELRRMQADGVERALCLVTSAYASYSGCRQYREDLARAADAVGPGAPQLDKVRAYYNHPGFLEPQADLIHAALDELPEEARAGARMVFTTHSIPRTMSRHSDYEVEHHEACRLVMAAFPGRAWELVYNSRSGPPEVPWLTPDVNDHLTDLAAAGCPGVVVVPIGFVSDHLEVVYDLDIEARATAAGLGLPFARAGTVGTDPRFVAGLAELVRERHAGAPQRALGTRGPNWDACPVDCCRVPGQEERPTVASAPPPTRRGAPTAPADGREPSS
- a CDS encoding LCP family protein; the encoded protein is MTEPDEDWGPTVSGRGRRRRRLRPLRTLAIVVLIALIAVTALGFWASSRIPRQDVDGLAGAGRPMHVLVVGSDSRADLTREQQNELTVGRDEGGLRTDTIFLMTIRGSRVAVLAFPRDLWVTRCDGSTGRINAAEAIGGPSCLVTTIRELSGIPIQHHLTVSFGGFREVVDAVGGVEICLEDAISDRDAGIDLPAGCQRLDGVDALGYVRVRKIDNDLQRIQRQQTFLRALAGEVASPSTLFNPVRLVSLANETGGALTADRGLSPIGLARLALGARGLAGGASVTETVPSTIGRAGEASVLFLDEAAAGPLFRAFADGSILDQAGGDTGVRPEDVPVTVLNGAGAPGLARQVADLLEGRGYPIADVGNTDPRDRTLIQHTAAQRAGAELVASEIPGDVDLEETSSVTQVTVLLGRNAAARG
- a CDS encoding low molecular weight protein-tyrosine-phosphatase, giving the protein MRRDDATPLVLTICLGNICRSPTAEAAIREVAAARGMAVEVRSAGTGGWHVGAPPDERMTAAAAAVDLVLDGAAEQVTAEHLATADLIVAMDRQNLADLERLAASSGATTPIRLFRAFDDASLAAGDLEVPDPYYGGPDGFDHVVALCRAAATGVVAYLAGERDDPGPR
- a CDS encoding Hpt domain-containing protein; its protein translation is MSDQDDDELIAQLWLEVRPHQLVSVDELVADVTAVQADRTSAAWQRVRATSHRLAGTLGSFGQQPAGDIALALDRVVGGVEQPDQTCVDRAAELAVALRDEMHRAADER
- a CDS encoding histidine phosphatase family protein, translating into MDLFLLRHGQPRWSEDGVSRVDPGLTDLGRAQAEAAGARLARIRFDEVLVSTARRAIETAEPLRARLDPSVQVTSAPWLHEIRNDPAWDGSPSDEVERIFAEARVRSREEWWDGLPGGESFRDFHRRVVSGLDAQLGSYGVVRDAQGLWTVPDRAPERILAVAHAGTNSVVLGHLLGLDPEPWEWERFASDHASLAWLRTSSIAGSHIFGLQRFSDVEHLASDQITA
- a CDS encoding aminotransferase class V-fold PLP-dependent enzyme, with the protein product MELSARAATSPIGGLEAADPDQLATLELVRRSVIGEDEVVEGPYGPRRVVYADYTASGRALTFIEDAIRDLVLPRYANTHSETSGTGRQTTRFREDARELIRSAVGADRGEHAVVFCGSGSTGAIDRVVQVLGLRVPRGLDDRYGWSASVPDHHRPVVFLGPFEHHSNELPWRESIAEVITIPEDADGHVDLGALETALLATADRPLRIGSFCAASNVTGILTDVRAVSALLHQHGALAFWDYAAAAPYVAIDVAASGSGPDGDRDHLDAIFLSPHKFVGGPGTPGVLVARRELFTNAVPGVPGGGTVAYVNALEHRYHEDVELREEGGTPDIVGSIRAGLAFAVKDAVGTDLIAAREEALTRYAIAAWEQEEHLEVLGSHTADRLSIVSFVVRHGPDRYLHHDLVVAILNDLFGIQARGGCSCAGPYGHRLLGIDLDRSHAFERVLATGCEGIKPGWVRVNFPWAITDSVARFLVEAVRLVARDGWRLLDDYRFEVATGRWTHREGVSTPPWSLGDVRIEGGNVSWPPRPAPTDDADLDEVLAEARRVFAAGGPHAASGDAAVLPPDAEALRWFPLPGEAVAVKR